The DNA window TCTCGTCGAAGAACGACGCAAGTCGGCTGAAGAGAACTTCGGCTGCGAAAGCCACGACGATGCGCTTGAGATGTTCGATCGCGACGATATTGACGTGGCAATGATTATGACACCGAGCGGTCTCCACGGTAAATTTGGAGAAGAAGCCGCACGCCGCGGTAAACACGTCATCACCACAAAACCGATGGATGTCAGCGTCGAAAATTGCAACTCCCTTATTAAAACATGTGAAGACAACGATGTCAAACTGCTTGTCGACTTCGGTGAACGATACGGCACACATAACCGTCAGATTCAGCACGCACTCGCAACGGGTGCTCTCGGTAGACCCCTTCTCTGCGAACTCCGCATGAAGTGGAAACGTCCGGATAGCTACTACGTCGGTTGGCACGGCACATGGGAACTCGACGGTGGCGGTTCTATCATGAATCAAGGCGTGCATTACATCGACTTGATGGTCTGGTTCATGGGTCCCGTCAAACGCGTTATCGGTGCACACTTCGATGTCTACGATCACGAAAATTGTGAAACCGAGGACATGACCTCGGCGATTCTTGAATTTGAAAACGGCGCGCTCGGACACGTCCTGACGACGACGACCTTCCCGGGGAGCAGCGTCTCAATGATCCACGTCCACGGCGAAAAAGGCATTGTCGGTCTCGGACCGGAGATTTGGGAGTTTGTCGATGATGATGAACCCGAAATCGAACTTCCGCCGTATCCAGATAACGTCATCGAGGATGCGCTCCAAGTCATCAACGACGGTGGCTCACCGGCAGTCGACGGCTATGAAGGCAGACGTTCTGTCGCTCTCAACATGGCTATCTACGAATGCGCACGGACCGGCAAAGCGGTCGAATTATCATAGACATCCTTCCGAGGCGGGTCTCAATGCCCGCCTATTTTTTCTATAAACATACCGCTCTTACAGGGCTCAATTATTCTTTTCAATGGCTTTCTATAAACATTGCGTCCCTATAGGACTAAAGATGGAAGCCATTCCCATGTTTTTTGTAGGAGACAGGTGTCATTTTGCACAAGAATATTTTCAAATCTAAAAAACGCCTTTCTTTCTAACAGGACTTACGCAAAGTGCCTGAAAAAGCCGTTATTTTAGCGAATTAACCCCCTAAAGAATCAACGGTATGAAGTCCGTATGGACTTCCCCGGGTATGAGGTCTCCCGTGTGGGCTTCCCCGCCCCTTATCAGGGGGACTTTAAGAGGAACTGCGTAAGTCGTAATCTATAGTAACATGAAAAGCGGAGGATGTCAAGGAGAAACGGTAGAAGCAGTGGCAGCGTTGAATCCCACGAATGTGAGAAAAATTTCGCTTGACAAAAAACAATGCATCTATTACAATTGTTTTTAACATTACACCTCACACTGTTTGTCCAGTGTGCGGGGGAGCTTTGGAGTGCGAGGGAGGTTTGAATGCTTTACAAAGGGTTACAACTGGATCGGTTTCAGGAGGAAGCGATCGCTGCGATTAATCGGGATACCTCAGTGATTGTCACTGCCCCGACAGGTGCTGGTAAAACTGTCATTGCTGAATACGCCGTTGAAAAGTGTCTGCAGGAGAACCGCCGCGTTATCTACACCGCCCCGATCAAAGCCCTCAGCAATCAAAAATATCGGGATTTTTACGCAGAATATGGGGAAAAAATTGGCATTGTCACAGGCGATGTGGTCCTAAATCCGTATGCGCAAGTCCTGTTGATGACGACCGAGATTTTTCGGAATACGATCTTTGACGATATTGAACGGTTGCGAGATGTCTCTTACGTTATCTTTGACGAAATCCATTATATTAACGACATTGAGCGCGGGACGGTTTGGGAAGAGAGTCTCATTTTCGCACCGCAACATATTAAATTCGTTTGTCTGAGTGCCACGATCCCGAACATTAAGCCTTTCACAGAGTGGATGCAAAGCGTGCGGGATATTGACATTGAGATCGTTGAAGAATTAGAACGTCCAGTTCCTTTGAAACATTACCTCTATTTTAAAGATTACGGCATTGGGAATCCCGCACACATTACCCCCCTTCGAAAAAGAGCTCAGCACGATACCAAGAAACAAAAAGGTGAGTTATTTGAAAATAGCCCGCCTCCGGCATTTCCACCTGGCTTTGTTGAGACACGTCTTATTCCGCATCTCCGTGAAGAAAAGCAGTTTCCATGCCTCTATTTCTGTTTTAGTCGTAGGGGGTGTGAAGAAAACGCGAAATCATTGGCACTCGGATCGCAGTTACAGTTGCTGAATAAAAAACAGGCCGCCCTGATTTTAAAGCAATTTGATGAACTCTGTCTCCAATTCGACATCGTTGAGGAAAAGAAAATCGCGGAGTTCCGTAAATTAGTGCGTTATGGTATCGCCTATCATCACGCCGGTATGTTACCGACGCTGAAAGAGGTCGTTGAGCGGTTATTTACCTCCGGCTTGATTCAACTCCTCTTTACCACAGAAACGTTCGCTGTTGGTATCAATATGCCAGCCTGCTCGGTGGTTTTTGACAGCCTCAGAAAATTTGATGGACTCGGATTTCGACACCTCAAGGCGCGGGAATATCATCAGATGTCAGGGCGCGCAGGCAGGCGGGGTATAGATACTATCGGTTATGTTTATGCGCAAATTATACCCGCATACGCGGATTTTAATGAAATCCGAGGGGTTGTTTCTGATAAAATCGAATCCATAGAGAGCCAATTCAATCTTTCTTATTCCAGTATTCTCAACCTTTATGAGAAATATGGTGATGACATTTACGATGTTTACACGATGAGCTTGAGTAACCATCAAAACCGGGTGCGGGTCGTTAAACTCAACGAACAGATTGAAGATAAGACAGAAAAACTTCAGACGCTCCCGAAACCCGAATGTATTCACGAGGGTATTGATGGGAGTGCCCAAATTGAAAAACATTATCGCCAGAAGCGGAAGAGTGAAGACAAGATTAAGGGTTTATATGCAGAGATGTCGCAAGTCAAATCGCAGCTGCGAAGAAAAAAGCGGAGAAAGGAACGCACGAAGCGACTGAATATCATTCACAAAGAAATTAAACATGTTCGAGCAAATCGCGAGGAGAGTCTTTGTACCGGATGTCAGCAGTTCGACACGTGTGGTGGAAGATATAGGGCAATTCGCCAGGCAGAGACGCAGCGTCAGAAACTGAAAAACAGGACAACATCCATTAAGAATCATCCACAAGAGCAGATAGCTGCCCGTTTGAAAGTGCTTGAAGAACTCGGACACATTGAAGCACAGACCCTTCTGCCGCGTGGAAGCACCGCTGCTTGTATTTACGGATATGAACTCCAATTAACCCAATTACTATTTAGCGGACTTTTTGAGCAGCTGACAGAGGACGAAATTAACTGTCTCATGGTAGCGATTATCACTGAACCCCGTAAAGATGGATACTTTAAGCCCCTCAAAGACGAGCGGTTGTTAGAGGCACTTTATGCAGTCAATGCCGAAATCTCGTTCATACAACATTTAGAGGTCAAGCATGAGTTAACAGAAATTACACCGCTGTTAGAACTCCGGCTTTGCACCGCTATGCTCGCTTGGAGCCGAGGTTGTGACTTTGACCAACTTGAAAAATATGCCGATTTAGATGCCGGCGACTTTGTCAGAACCTTCCGACTCGTCGTCGATCAGCTCCGTCAAATCCGTCGTGCCATGAGTGGTCATACCGCTCTCGTTGAGAAACTCAACCGATGTATCGGCAGGATTAACAGAGATGTTGTGGATGCGGAACGGCAATTGCGAATTGGGCAGGAAAATCTTGATGAAACAAATGTTGAGATTTTCGACCAGCGGATGCTTGTTCCCCTTGACGATCCTGATGCGTTTGAATCACAAGATGAAACAACAGTTTCTTCTTAGTATGTTTCGTTTTTAATGGGTCCGACTTACCCAATCCCTCGATAGGTGCGGTTTCTAACCGAATCTATTTGAACAGATTGTGTTAGATAAGATAATAACGTGCATAGATGCTGGCTATTAAGAGGTGCTACGCGCGGTGCCCGAAGATACCGGCACCTTGATAAAGATTAAAGGAGAATAACATGGCAAATCAAGATTTTGGCTTGGCTGGAGCCCTTAAAATACGCCCAGCTGCAGAAGGGGATGCGACACATTTACACACATTTTGTTTCCCTGAAAAGACCAGCACACAGGTTACCGAAGAACTCAAAGCCGATTTGGAATCTGAGGGTCAGACCCATAGACTCGTTGCGGAATCGAGTGGATACCCGATCGGACAGATTACCGTGACCAAGGACTCCGGTGATCCTGAGGTAGCGCAAGTCGGAAATCTCGCTGTGTCTGGACCCTTTCGACAGTTAGGTGTGGCAGACCATCTCATGGCAGCTGCCGAGGTTGCCGCAGCAGAAAATGGTGCGAAAATCCTTGAAATTGAGCTGACAGCCACGGAGACGAATGTCATCCAGAGATATAAGGATTGGGGATTCGTTGAAAAGCCGCTTGTCATTCTGCAGAAAATGCTTGATGCAGAAGAACAAGAAGAGGAAGTCGTAGAAGAAACGGTCGAAGACGAAAATCCAGTTACTGAATCCGGTGGCGAGCAACAGGAACTTCTTAATGCCTAAGGGTGTGCCTCAACCAACGAAACCACTGCCCTCGCTGGCGAGATTTTTAGGAGAAACCGACTATGAAAAAAATCTGGATTGCCCTCGCGCTCACACTCTTTGCCATTGGGTGCGGCACACAGAATGAGAACCTCGCGAAGGGGAAAGAACTGATTAAATCGGATAAACGACGCAAAGAGGAACGCGCTGTCCGAGAATTTAAACTTGCGCTCCAGCAACAGATTGATAGTGCTGAAGCACACTATCTGCTTGGATACTACAACTCACAGGAATTTTACGAGCCGAACACCACGGATTGGCAGGAAGCCGCGATTACGGAGCGCGGCAAACAGATGTTCCTCGCGTATCAAGCCGAGCAGCGGAAGTACCTCGAAAGACTCGTTTTTGAAACACTCCGTGATGATGATTTGGATATCCAAAATGCTGCACTTGATGCGCTGAAACGGATCTATAAACAAGGCGACAGGAAGCGGCTTCTCAGTCAACTCCAAAAGGCGATTAAATCGAGTGATAATCGCGATAGACATAATGCGCATTGGATCCTTGGGCATCTCGGTGCGGAGGACCCGGGGACGATTGTCCCTATTTTGGTAAAACTTTTGGATCATCGAAGAATGGAAACTCGTTTGAATGCCGTCAAGGCACTTGGGGAGGTTGGAAGTGAACAAGCGATTCCAGCACTCGCCGCTTTAATTGAATCCGGCTCTGCGAAATGGAAGCGCGATCGGGAGGAACCTGAAGTGCGCCAACTTGCCGTGGAAGCACTTGGCAAAATCGGGGGTGCTGCTGTGCCGGAGTTAGTCAAAATTGTGGAAAATAAAGGGTCATCGCTACGTGTTGACGCAATTCGAGCGTTGGCAATCCTCGGGGACGAAAAAGTTGTGGAACCCCTCTTAGAGGCTTTAAAGGAACAGAGCAGCCGCGATGTTGTTATCCCTCTTAACTGAATAAGGAATAATTAGGAAATGCGAAAAAAAATAACACAGTTTAACCAACCGCACCACGTGGTGTTTATCGTGTCCCTCCTTTTCGTTCTGATGTTCGGACTCGGATGTGATAACCAATATTACGATGAACGCCTCAAAATGCAGGTGCAGCAGTTAGACAGCGACCTGAAAGACCGTTGGTCCACTAGTGGTGTCGTCATTTTGGATACAACACCCAACGGACCCGCAGATAGAGCACAGTTGGAGACGGGTGAACTCATCTCTTATGTCATCGCAGAATATCCTGTTCGAGATGTCGGAGGCTTTAACAGTGCCATAAAACAGGCACTCGATGAGGATAATAACTTCATTCTTCATCTAAAAGATAAACCGCCACTGCGTATTGCGCTCCGCAGACAGGGCGATAAGGTTGGATTCAGCGTTGAAGGCAATGGGACTGTGCGTGTCAAGGAGATTCAACCCGGCACCCCAGCGGCAAATACCGATATTCAGGTAGGTGATCTCGTAGAGAAGATTGTCGATGAACGCAAAATTTACAGTCTTGCTGATTACAAGAAGACACTCGAAAAATTTTCCAAAAAGCAGTTTACTTTCCGAACAACTGAACTTATAGGGGTGAAGATTGCCGCTGTGGATGCACTCGGGGAGTTAGGCGATGTCCGTGCGATCGAGCCACTCGTGGACCTCTTCAAAAATAGCACAGAGTTCTCGCTCCGGAAAGAAGCAATTAATAGTCTTCAACGCCTCGTTGAACTGAGTGTCCTCAACGAGCTGTTTCAGGAGTTTCAAAGCGCGGACACCAACCAACTGCCAGCCGATAGTCTGCAAGCACAACAGTTAGAATCTGCTGCGATCCTTGGGCTACTCACTGTGGATAGAAACGAGAATACCGCCACCCTTAAGGCTCCCTTCGGGACGCAATTCAGACACAGATCCGAAGCACTTTATCAAAAAATTAACGAAGGGCAACTCGCTACGCTCGCTCAAGAATATATCCAAATTGAGATGGAACCGGAACAAGAAATTCGACGGGCTTGTCTTGCTATGATCGGAATTCTCAAACCGGTTTC is part of the Candidatus Poribacteria bacterium genome and encodes:
- a CDS encoding Gfo/Idh/MocA family oxidoreductase; amino-acid sequence: MANTLRFGVVGLGMGMNRSRMIHSTDGAELVAVADLVEERRKSAEENFGCESHDDALEMFDRDDIDVAMIMTPSGLHGKFGEEAARRGKHVITTKPMDVSVENCNSLIKTCEDNDVKLLVDFGERYGTHNRQIQHALATGALGRPLLCELRMKWKRPDSYYVGWHGTWELDGGGSIMNQGVHYIDLMVWFMGPVKRVIGAHFDVYDHENCETEDMTSAILEFENGALGHVLTTTTFPGSSVSMIHVHGEKGIVGLGPEIWEFVDDDEPEIELPPYPDNVIEDALQVINDGGSPAVDGYEGRRSVALNMAIYECARTGKAVELS
- a CDS encoding HEAT repeat domain-containing protein is translated as MKKIWIALALTLFAIGCGTQNENLAKGKELIKSDKRRKEERAVREFKLALQQQIDSAEAHYLLGYYNSQEFYEPNTTDWQEAAITERGKQMFLAYQAEQRKYLERLVFETLRDDDLDIQNAALDALKRIYKQGDRKRLLSQLQKAIKSSDNRDRHNAHWILGHLGAEDPGTIVPILVKLLDHRRMETRLNAVKALGEVGSEQAIPALAALIESGSAKWKRDREEPEVRQLAVEALGKIGGAAVPELVKIVENKGSSLRVDAIRALAILGDEKVVEPLLEALKEQSSRDVVIPLN
- a CDS encoding GNAT family N-acetyltransferase, encoding MANQDFGLAGALKIRPAAEGDATHLHTFCFPEKTSTQVTEELKADLESEGQTHRLVAESSGYPIGQITVTKDSGDPEVAQVGNLAVSGPFRQLGVADHLMAAAEVAAAENGAKILEIELTATETNVIQRYKDWGFVEKPLVILQKMLDAEEQEEEVVEETVEDENPVTESGGEQQELLNA
- a CDS encoding DEAD/DEAH box helicase → MLYKGLQLDRFQEEAIAAINRDTSVIVTAPTGAGKTVIAEYAVEKCLQENRRVIYTAPIKALSNQKYRDFYAEYGEKIGIVTGDVVLNPYAQVLLMTTEIFRNTIFDDIERLRDVSYVIFDEIHYINDIERGTVWEESLIFAPQHIKFVCLSATIPNIKPFTEWMQSVRDIDIEIVEELERPVPLKHYLYFKDYGIGNPAHITPLRKRAQHDTKKQKGELFENSPPPAFPPGFVETRLIPHLREEKQFPCLYFCFSRRGCEENAKSLALGSQLQLLNKKQAALILKQFDELCLQFDIVEEKKIAEFRKLVRYGIAYHHAGMLPTLKEVVERLFTSGLIQLLFTTETFAVGINMPACSVVFDSLRKFDGLGFRHLKAREYHQMSGRAGRRGIDTIGYVYAQIIPAYADFNEIRGVVSDKIESIESQFNLSYSSILNLYEKYGDDIYDVYTMSLSNHQNRVRVVKLNEQIEDKTEKLQTLPKPECIHEGIDGSAQIEKHYRQKRKSEDKIKGLYAEMSQVKSQLRRKKRRKERTKRLNIIHKEIKHVRANREESLCTGCQQFDTCGGRYRAIRQAETQRQKLKNRTTSIKNHPQEQIAARLKVLEELGHIEAQTLLPRGSTAACIYGYELQLTQLLFSGLFEQLTEDEINCLMVAIITEPRKDGYFKPLKDERLLEALYAVNAEISFIQHLEVKHELTEITPLLELRLCTAMLAWSRGCDFDQLEKYADLDAGDFVRTFRLVVDQLRQIRRAMSGHTALVEKLNRCIGRINRDVVDAERQLRIGQENLDETNVEIFDQRMLVPLDDPDAFESQDETTVSS